From a single Oceanobacillus kimchii X50 genomic region:
- the resA gene encoding thiol-disulfide oxidoreductase ResA, whose translation MDIQQNKTNKQKKKRNRFIFRSSILLILVAAVVFAIVSNMKDDNKIYRVGDAAPDFQLKQISGEVDQSTVQLSDLEGKGVMLNFWATWCEPCKAEMPYMQDLYPEYKEKGVEIVAVSLDGTELVVDQFIDEYDLTFPVPHDKNGEVKDLYKIGPMPTTYFINPDGEIEEIVQGALTLDRLEGYLNDITPQKN comes from the coding sequence TTGGATATTCAACAAAATAAGACAAACAAACAGAAGAAAAAAAGAAATCGCTTCATTTTTAGGTCATCCATATTACTAATTTTAGTAGCAGCAGTAGTATTCGCTATTGTTTCAAATATGAAAGATGATAACAAAATATACCGTGTTGGTGATGCTGCTCCCGATTTTCAACTGAAACAGATTAGCGGTGAAGTAGATCAATCAACGGTCCAGTTAAGCGACTTAGAGGGAAAAGGTGTCATGCTGAACTTTTGGGCAACATGGTGCGAACCATGTAAAGCAGAAATGCCTTACATGCAAGATTTATATCCGGAATATAAAGAAAAAGGCGTTGAGATTGTTGCAGTAAGTCTAGATGGGACAGAATTAGTTGTAGATCAATTTATTGATGAATACGACTTAACATTTCCAGTTCCTCATGATAAGAATGGAGAGGTAAAGGATCTTTATAAAATTGGTCCAATGCCTACTACCTATTTTATTAATCCTGATGGGGAAATAGAAGAGATTGTCCAGGGGGCACTAACCCTAGATAGGTTAGAAGGATATTTAAATGATATTACTCCGCAAAAGAATTAA
- a CDS encoding RecQ family ATP-dependent DNA helicase, with protein MIESKFNLQEALKYYFQYDSFRQGQEEIITDVMNGNDVLGVLPTGSGKSICYQLPAILQNGVIIVVSPLISLMIDQVKELKAKGIKDAIALNSFLSREERHNVLNNLGNYRLIYLSPEWAQNSIFIDKLQQINVTLFVIDEAHCISQWGHEFRPDYLKLHDIIAKLENPTILALSATATPDVQDDIINSLNRTRITKHIFPMDRDNIAFCIEKIESMNEKKDRIQEIIQQYHVPTLIYFTSRYLAEETSRWLSSTIQNRNIAYYHGGMEATDRIHIQQQFMNNQLDVICCTSAFGMGINKPDIRLVIHYHLPSQIESYIQEVGRAGRDGKESVAVILYASGDWALPRQIIQQELPTKEDVYRIVDWLQGLSNQGHHTIIDEEVISHLQISEVQWRFIRSQIEKHDMIVENQLITEDVNIEMIKKEISNYIEERVTYKEKKLAEMINWVNSDQCYRQKLYMPFQDSYRPSVGQCCSNCYFQWSEWLPETTENRTTEFLSWESKLQSIFHITEVEHETR; from the coding sequence ATGATAGAGTCCAAATTTAACTTGCAGGAAGCTCTAAAATATTATTTCCAATATGATAGTTTTCGCCAAGGGCAGGAAGAGATTATTACAGATGTAATGAATGGTAATGATGTGCTCGGTGTACTACCAACAGGTTCTGGCAAGTCAATCTGCTACCAGCTTCCAGCAATTTTACAAAATGGAGTGATAATCGTTGTATCGCCGTTAATATCTTTAATGATAGACCAGGTAAAGGAATTAAAAGCAAAGGGAATTAAGGACGCTATTGCATTAAACAGTTTTCTCTCTAGAGAGGAAAGGCATAATGTTCTAAATAATTTAGGAAATTATCGTCTAATTTATCTCTCTCCCGAATGGGCTCAGAATTCTATTTTTATTGATAAACTGCAGCAAATTAATGTCACATTATTCGTAATTGATGAGGCTCACTGTATATCACAATGGGGACATGAGTTTCGCCCAGACTACTTAAAACTTCATGACATCATTGCTAAGCTGGAAAATCCTACTATCTTGGCATTAAGTGCGACCGCTACGCCAGATGTACAAGACGATATCATTAATAGTTTAAATAGAACCCGTATAACGAAGCATATCTTTCCAATGGATAGAGATAATATCGCTTTTTGTATAGAAAAGATTGAAAGTATGAACGAAAAGAAAGATCGAATTCAGGAAATAATTCAACAATACCATGTACCGACTTTGATTTATTTCACAAGTCGTTATTTAGCTGAGGAAACCTCTAGATGGTTATCATCCACCATACAAAATAGAAATATTGCGTATTATCATGGTGGAATGGAAGCGACCGATCGAATACATATTCAACAACAATTTATGAATAACCAGCTAGATGTGATTTGTTGTACAAGTGCTTTTGGTATGGGTATCAATAAACCTGATATAAGACTTGTTATTCATTATCATTTACCTTCACAAATAGAGTCTTATATCCAAGAAGTTGGAAGAGCAGGGAGAGATGGAAAAGAGAGTGTGGCAGTGATCTTATATGCTAGTGGTGACTGGGCATTACCTAGACAAATTATTCAACAAGAACTGCCAACAAAAGAAGATGTATACCGAATTGTTGATTGGCTACAGGGCTTATCAAATCAAGGTCATCATACCATTATTGATGAAGAAGTAATTTCCCATCTTCAGATTAGTGAAGTTCAATGGAGGTTCATACGGTCACAGATAGAAAAACATGATATGATAGTGGAAAATCAATTGATTACAGAAGATGTTAATATAGAAATGATAAAAAAAGAGATAAGTAATTATATAGAAGAACGAGTAACCTATAAAGAGAAGAAATTGGCGGAGATGATCAACTGGGTAAATAGTGATCAATGCTATCGTCAAAAACTGTACATGCCTTTTCAAGACAGCTATCGCCCCAGTGTAGGACAATGTTGTAGTAATTGTTATTTTCAGTGGAGTGAGTGGCTACCGGAAACAACCGAGAATAGAACTACTGAGTTTTTATCTTGGGAAAGTAAATTACAATCTATTTTTCATATTACCGAGGTAGAACATGAAACAAGATGA
- the ccsB gene encoding c-type cytochrome biogenesis protein CcsB, producing the protein MDLLSISNGSLFIAFILYLIATFFFGGAIRQNKKERHQKSLSGSIGLYITIAGFVSQLVYFFTRWTVTGHAPVSNLFEFTTFLGMSMILAFIIIYIYYKTAFLGLFALPITMIIIAYASMFSTEVSPLVPSLQSYWLSIHVTTVALGQGILFISFVAGLMYLIRQIDQSKVSLRNISLEIVLYCLFLFIGFIVITSAFNMASYQATFEYTENGATTTTEYHLPAIAGPNNAELLTENAMSPIIDAPQWMQGADAGRKFNTVVWSFITGSAIYLLTLLFTRKRIGEKLQPVLKGVKPDMLDEIMYRSVAIGFPVFTLGGLIFAAIWAQIAWGRFWGWDPKEVWALITWFFYAAFLHLRLSRGWHGEKSAWLAVVGFAIIMFNLIVVNLVLAGLHSYA; encoded by the coding sequence ATGGATTTATTAAGTATTAGTAATGGATCGTTATTTATAGCGTTTATTTTATACTTGATTGCGACATTCTTTTTTGGTGGCGCCATTCGTCAAAATAAGAAAGAACGACATCAAAAATCGCTTTCAGGCTCAATTGGCTTATATATTACCATTGCGGGTTTTGTCTCACAACTTGTTTATTTCTTTACACGTTGGACCGTGACAGGACATGCACCTGTAAGTAACTTGTTCGAGTTTACAACATTCTTAGGTATGTCAATGATACTAGCATTTATCATTATATATATTTATTACAAAACTGCATTTCTAGGATTATTTGCATTACCAATTACAATGATAATTATTGCTTATGCTAGTATGTTTTCGACAGAAGTATCACCTTTAGTTCCATCATTACAAAGTTACTGGTTAAGTATTCATGTAACGACTGTAGCGCTTGGACAAGGGATTCTGTTTATCAGTTTTGTCGCTGGACTAATGTATTTAATCCGTCAAATTGATCAATCAAAAGTTTCGTTACGTAATATTTCACTAGAAATCGTTTTATATTGTCTATTTTTATTTATTGGTTTTATTGTTATCACATCTGCATTTAATATGGCATCCTATCAAGCCACTTTTGAATATACGGAAAATGGCGCAACAACGACGACAGAATATCATCTTCCGGCAATTGCAGGACCTAATAATGCTGAATTATTAACGGAAAATGCAATGTCACCTATAATTGATGCTCCTCAATGGATGCAAGGTGCTGATGCTGGCAGAAAATTTAATACAGTTGTTTGGTCATTCATTACAGGATCAGCCATTTATTTATTAACGTTGTTATTTACAAGAAAACGAATTGGAGAAAAACTACAACCAGTATTAAAAGGTGTAAAACCAGATATGCTTGATGAGATCATGTATCGTTCTGTGGCAATTGGATTTCCAGTATTCACACTGGGTGGACTAATCTTTGCTGCAATCTGGGCACAAATTGCCTGGGGCAGATTTTGGGGTTGGGATCCAAAAGAAGTTTGGGCACTCATAACGTGGTTCTTCTATGCTGCTTTCTTACATTTAAGATTATCAAGAGGCTGGCATGGTGAAAAATCTGCATGGCTAGCAGTAGTAGGCTTTGCAATTATCATGTTTAACTTAATTGTTGTCAACTTAGTACTAGCAGGTCTACATTCTTATGCTTAA
- a CDS encoding response regulator transcription factor: MDITHRILVVDDEDRIRRLIKMYLEKEDFEVDEAADGNVALEKALANDYDVIILDIMMPEKDGIEVCKELRKEKDTPVIMLTAKGEESNRVQGFEVGADDYIVKPFSPREAVLRVKALLRRVSAKAYQEVDTSSKNMLVFPHLTIDHDAHRVAADNQEVSLTPKEYELLCFLANAPDKVFNREQLLKEVWQYEFFGDLRTVDTHVKRLREKLNTVSKEAALMIVTVWGVGYKFEVEDS, translated from the coding sequence ATGGATATAACACACAGAATACTAGTAGTTGACGATGAAGATAGAATACGTCGATTAATTAAAATGTACTTAGAAAAAGAAGATTTTGAAGTAGATGAAGCAGCTGATGGAAATGTTGCTTTAGAAAAAGCGTTAGCTAATGATTATGATGTGATTATATTAGATATTATGATGCCTGAAAAAGACGGTATTGAAGTATGTAAAGAATTACGTAAGGAAAAGGATACACCTGTGATCATGTTAACTGCTAAAGGTGAGGAATCGAACCGTGTACAAGGGTTTGAGGTTGGAGCTGATGATTATATTGTAAAGCCATTCAGTCCAAGAGAAGCTGTGCTTCGAGTAAAAGCACTACTTCGAAGAGTATCAGCGAAAGCTTATCAAGAAGTAGATACATCATCTAAAAATATGCTTGTATTTCCACATCTGACAATTGATCATGATGCACATCGAGTAGCAGCCGATAATCAAGAAGTAAGCTTAACTCCAAAAGAATATGAGCTATTGTGCTTTTTAGCAAACGCTCCAGATAAAGTATTTAATAGAGAACAGCTGTTAAAAGAAGTATGGCAATATGAGTTTTTTGGTGATTTACGAACTGTAGATACACACGTAAAGAGACTCAGAGAAAAATTAAATACAGTATCTAAAGAAGCGGCACTAATGATCGTGACAGTTTGGGGTGTAGGATACAAATTTGAGGTAGAGGATAGCTGA
- a CDS encoding ATP-binding protein, protein MFWKSVVGKLSLTILLLVSFVLCVLTFFLMQFFDNYHIQEAENEMKQMATKISSLVETDYEQPFIEEVTEMLKDPSSRVAIMYSELDNWISDSNDENLQEFNVDWLEGQEEIFTVIEEKQQISNQFYTTNNTEVILVGAPIDDGGAVFVYKSLDMINQTKDQTTKLILLSAGIAILLTTFFAVFLSTRITSPLIKMKEAAHNLTRGEFNTKVPVLTRDEIGELAIEFNRMGRQLNYHINALRQEKEQLSSIVSSMADGVFTLSREGEVLVINPPAKKYMDEWFYQNPEETKKLNHLPTEVKEALLEVITKEHAVLKESAVQGRSYVMLVTPLYDDSHVRGCVAVIRDMTEERRLDKLRKDFIANVSHELRTPISMLQGYSEAIVDDVASSKEEKNELAQIIYEESLRMGRLVNELLDLARMEAGQIQLRLDSVAIQPFIERIVHKFQGISRDEMVDLELTTNIEHQIGEMDPDRIEQVLTNLIDNAIRHTSNNGFVKVFATSNQDKLYVEVKDSGSGIPEEDLPFIFERFYKADKSRVKKEKQGTGLGLAIAKNIIDAHHGSIYVKSKLDVGTTFSFEIPIKQK, encoded by the coding sequence ATGTTTTGGAAAAGTGTTGTAGGTAAACTGTCTTTAACCATTTTATTATTAGTATCTTTTGTTCTATGTGTGCTCACCTTTTTCCTTATGCAGTTCTTTGATAACTACCATATACAAGAAGCTGAAAATGAAATGAAACAAATGGCAACAAAAATATCTTCCCTAGTAGAAACCGATTATGAACAGCCTTTTATTGAGGAAGTGACAGAGATGTTGAAAGACCCTTCTAGTCGAGTTGCTATTATGTATTCTGAACTAGATAACTGGATATCAGATAGCAATGATGAGAATCTTCAAGAATTTAATGTAGACTGGTTAGAAGGACAAGAAGAAATTTTCACTGTCATTGAGGAAAAACAACAAATTAGTAATCAATTTTATACAACTAATAATACAGAAGTAATTCTTGTAGGGGCACCAATTGATGATGGCGGAGCAGTATTTGTTTATAAATCACTAGATATGATTAATCAGACTAAAGATCAAACGACGAAACTTATTTTATTGAGTGCAGGGATTGCCATACTTTTAACTACATTTTTTGCTGTCTTTTTATCCACGCGTATCACTTCGCCATTGATAAAGATGAAAGAAGCAGCACATAACTTAACAAGAGGGGAATTTAATACAAAAGTTCCTGTACTTACACGTGATGAAATTGGTGAACTAGCAATTGAATTTAACCGCATGGGACGACAATTAAATTATCATATTAATGCGTTACGCCAGGAAAAAGAACAACTTTCCAGTATTGTCAGTTCTATGGCAGATGGTGTATTTACATTAAGCCGTGAAGGCGAAGTTTTGGTTATTAATCCACCAGCAAAGAAATATATGGATGAATGGTTTTATCAAAATCCCGAAGAAACGAAGAAACTGAATCATTTACCAACAGAAGTGAAGGAAGCCTTGCTAGAAGTCATTACAAAAGAACATGCCGTCCTGAAAGAGTCTGCAGTACAAGGTCGCAGTTATGTAATGCTCGTTACACCATTATATGATGACTCCCATGTACGTGGATGTGTTGCAGTAATCCGAGATATGACGGAGGAAAGAAGACTAGATAAGTTGAGAAAAGATTTTATTGCAAATGTTTCTCATGAACTTCGTACTCCTATTTCGATGCTACAGGGATATAGTGAGGCAATCGTAGATGATGTCGCTAGTTCAAAAGAAGAGAAAAATGAATTAGCACAGATTATTTATGAAGAATCACTAAGAATGGGAAGGTTAGTCAATGAATTGCTTGATTTAGCAAGGATGGAGGCAGGTCAAATTCAGTTACGTTTGGATTCTGTAGCTATCCAACCATTTATTGAAAGAATCGTTCATAAGTTTCAAGGGATTTCTCGTGATGAAATGGTCGATTTGGAACTAACAACAAATATCGAACATCAAATTGGGGAAATGGATCCGGATCGTATAGAACAAGTTTTAACTAATTTAATCGATAATGCAATTCGACATACCTCAAATAATGGATTTGTAAAAGTTTTTGCTACTAGTAATCAAGATAAATTATATGTAGAAGTGAAAGATAGTGGTAGTGGGATTCCAGAAGAAGACTTACCGTTTATATTTGAACGCTTCTACAAAGCGGACAAATCACGAGTGAAAAAAGAAAAACAAGGAACTGGTTTAGGTTTAGCCATTGCTAAAAATATTATTGACGCTCATCATGGATCAATCTATGTAAAAAGTAAACTAGATGTTGGTACAACGTTTAGTTTTGAAATTCCAATAAAGCAGAAATAA
- a CDS encoding CPBP family intramembrane glutamic endopeptidase, with protein sequence MKQDEIIKQLSDKELRYQLVFSQILFLVISIVLSLILFPSWKVWLDYFDANVNEILLIGFGSAFIVIVFDIILMSVFPNESFDDGGINKRIFKKQPILFIIGFTLLVAICEELLFRGTIQTTFGYVFASLLFALVHIRYLKKTVLFLSIVLVSFFIGWIFERTENLLITITAHFIIDLVLGLIIRFKK encoded by the coding sequence ATGAAACAAGATGAGATTATTAAGCAATTATCGGATAAAGAATTACGATATCAATTAGTTTTTTCACAAATTTTATTTTTAGTTATAAGTATTGTGTTAAGTCTTATTTTATTTCCTTCTTGGAAAGTATGGTTGGATTACTTCGATGCTAACGTGAATGAAATATTATTAATCGGCTTTGGTTCGGCATTCATTGTGATTGTTTTTGATATTATACTGATGAGCGTTTTTCCAAATGAATCTTTTGACGATGGTGGAATTAATAAACGAATTTTTAAAAAGCAACCTATCTTGTTCATTATTGGATTTACATTGTTAGTTGCAATTTGTGAAGAATTATTATTCCGAGGAACAATTCAAACTACTTTTGGTTATGTATTTGCAAGTCTTTTATTTGCTTTGGTACATATCCGATATTTAAAAAAAACGGTATTATTTTTATCAATAGTTTTAGTAAGCTTTTTTATTGGTTGGATATTTGAACGTACAGAAAATTTACTTATTACAATTACCGCTCATTTTATCATTGATTTAGTATTAGGTTTAATTATCCGTTTCAAGAAATGA
- a CDS encoding helix-turn-helix domain-containing protein → MFLERIILYCFEKIQAERSASSIYYLLTAKKSIQTVQDAYLYRIDSFYGILPSLSKETYDKKIVHLHRHHYLTQMDNSYFETTTKGKEFVDMQPAQIEGFHGIEYHQLVQPFTDRLLLLIQTIANTYQRNYNFIPTTDKWIAESFVKRKFHLYKDHLDIIQTRLYQELHQQLLLLGDTEASIFVDRLSGYNYYGLSMEQLSQKYKLDHENIELLLSKVIMQFLYNIHKKLDKYPIMQSIIEDLRDDHTTLSSSAAKTYTLLKKGHQINDIVRIRNLKINTIQDHIVEIAIRDHHFPIYNFVSKETVEIIFQAMKRSNTFRLREIKQCLDTNVSYFEIRLTLALIGTSRGETNDRVQI, encoded by the coding sequence ATGTTTCTTGAACGTATTATTTTATATTGTTTTGAGAAAATCCAAGCAGAGCGTTCTGCATCAAGTATTTATTATTTGTTAACTGCTAAAAAATCAATTCAAACTGTTCAAGATGCTTATTTGTACAGAATTGATTCTTTTTATGGTATCTTGCCTTCGTTATCAAAAGAAACATATGATAAGAAGATTGTTCATTTACATCGTCATCATTACTTAACACAAATGGATAATAGTTATTTTGAAACAACAACAAAAGGTAAAGAATTTGTAGATATGCAACCAGCCCAAATAGAAGGATTTCACGGAATAGAATATCATCAACTAGTACAGCCATTTACAGATCGATTACTACTTTTAATTCAAACTATAGCAAATACATATCAACGGAATTATAATTTTATACCAACCACAGATAAGTGGATTGCTGAAAGTTTTGTAAAACGAAAATTTCATTTATATAAAGATCACTTAGACATAATTCAAACTCGATTATATCAAGAGCTGCATCAACAACTTTTGTTACTTGGTGATACAGAAGCTTCTATTTTTGTAGATCGACTATCTGGGTACAATTACTATGGATTGAGTATGGAACAACTATCTCAGAAATATAAACTTGATCATGAAAACATTGAGTTATTGCTTTCTAAAGTAATCATGCAATTCCTTTACAATATACATAAAAAACTTGATAAGTATCCGATAATGCAGTCAATAATTGAAGACTTACGAGATGACCATACAACCTTAAGTAGTAGCGCGGCTAAAACTTATACCTTATTAAAAAAAGGACATCAAATTAATGATATCGTTCGTATTAGAAATTTAAAGATAAATACAATTCAAGACCATATTGTAGAAATAGCAATCCGGGATCATCATTTTCCTATTTATAATTTTGTTAGTAAAGAAACAGTAGAAATTATTTTTCAAGCAATGAAGAGGTCAAATACCTTTCGTCTTCGAGAAATTAAACAATGCTTGGATACTAATGTTAGTTATTTTGAAATTCGACTTACTTTAGCTTTAATAGGAACGAGTAGGGGGGAAACCAATGATAGAGTCCAAATTTAA
- a CDS encoding ECF transporter S component, producing MNTYKLTLLAILSALAVGGRYAFQFLPNVQPVTAIIIVCGVLLGPLSSIIVGLLTTFLSNMLLGMGIWTIWQMISWCMIGLISGLIGKYVTKIPLWFIVTFGIFSGYLYGFVISLTTYQVTGYFIPYYIAGLPFDTAHAIGNGIFLLLLYPIVKQLLKEYNDNHFPTKP from the coding sequence ATGAATACGTATAAACTAACACTTCTGGCAATTCTAAGCGCGTTAGCAGTTGGTGGCAGGTACGCATTTCAATTTCTTCCCAATGTACAGCCAGTTACAGCTATTATAATTGTTTGTGGAGTTCTATTAGGTCCATTGTCTTCTATCATCGTTGGATTACTAACTACTTTTTTGTCCAATATGTTATTAGGCATGGGTATATGGACAATATGGCAAATGATTTCCTGGTGTATGATAGGTTTAATAAGTGGTTTAATTGGTAAATATGTAACGAAAATCCCACTGTGGTTTATTGTAACATTTGGTATCTTTTCTGGTTATTTATATGGATTTGTTATCTCATTAACAACCTATCAAGTAACTGGTTATTTTATTCCTTATTATATAGCCGGACTACCATTTGATACAGCACATGCAATAGGTAATGGAATATTCCTTTTATTGCTATATCCAATAGTAAAGCAATTATTAAAAGAATATAATGACAATCACTTCCCAACAAAACCATAA
- the resB gene encoding cytochrome c biogenesis protein ResB, producing the protein MNKIKCECGHVNPEGTVLCESCGKPVEGNQHIDGNQDSKLLNMRYDGSARRSQTYKKSIVDKIWSFFSSVKVGVWLIVIALVASIFGTIFPQEEFIPQNAVSRDPAIFYEDRYGILGLIYYQLGFHNLYSSWWYMVLIALIGISLVICSLDRFVPLFRALRNQSAKKHVKFLSRQRLYSETDQVSKEEIDQLASNLKKSRYKLTYDNGHILAEKGRFSRWGPYVNHIGLIIILLAALLRTTPLMFSEEYIWIREGEQMVIPGTDGQYYIKNEQFVMETHDPEDERFQEAILKEGEIPSNFQSDVIIYEAKSTDIPGAEPELEEQSRQSIRMNEPAKFDGYTLYQSGYQVNEFESFTFKIHETDDENESALTTFSIDLSEPQSTYELDNGFRVEVTNYFPDYVMTEEGNPVSQTNHPRNPAFVLTLFPPESETGEVSFLGIGKNIDATGENDYKISMEDFELRDASGLTLNADRTLPFFIVGAAIFMIGVIQGMYWQHRRVWIHPTENGVFLAGHTNKNWFGVKKDIEKSLEGTSIKMVNDQQELEE; encoded by the coding sequence ATGAATAAGATAAAATGTGAGTGTGGTCATGTTAATCCCGAAGGAACAGTATTATGTGAATCTTGTGGAAAACCCGTTGAAGGGAACCAACATATTGATGGAAACCAAGATTCCAAACTGTTAAATATGAGATATGATGGATCAGCTCGTCGTTCACAAACATATAAAAAGTCAATTGTAGATAAAATCTGGAGTTTCTTTTCATCTGTAAAAGTAGGAGTTTGGTTGATTGTTATCGCTTTAGTCGCATCTATTTTTGGAACTATTTTTCCACAGGAAGAATTTATTCCGCAAAATGCAGTATCTCGTGATCCAGCTATCTTTTATGAAGATCGTTATGGTATCTTAGGTTTAATATATTACCAGCTTGGTTTTCATAATTTATATAGCTCATGGTGGTATATGGTACTTATTGCATTAATTGGTATTTCGTTAGTGATTTGTAGTTTAGATCGATTTGTACCATTATTTCGAGCGTTACGAAATCAAAGCGCTAAAAAGCATGTTAAGTTTTTATCAAGACAACGGTTATATAGTGAAACTGATCAAGTAAGCAAAGAAGAAATTGATCAATTAGCATCGAACTTAAAAAAATCAAGATACAAGCTTACCTATGATAATGGCCATATTCTAGCTGAAAAGGGTAGATTCTCCCGCTGGGGTCCTTACGTAAATCATATTGGTTTAATTATTATACTTTTGGCAGCGCTATTGCGAACAACCCCCCTTATGTTTTCAGAGGAGTACATTTGGATTAGAGAAGGGGAGCAGATGGTAATCCCAGGAACAGATGGTCAATATTACATAAAGAATGAACAGTTTGTCATGGAAACTCATGATCCTGAAGACGAAAGGTTTCAAGAAGCAATTTTAAAAGAGGGAGAAATACCGAGTAATTTCCAGTCAGATGTAATCATTTACGAAGCAAAAAGTACAGATATTCCAGGTGCAGAACCAGAATTAGAGGAACAATCTAGGCAATCGATACGAATGAATGAACCAGCAAAATTTGATGGTTACACTCTTTACCAATCAGGTTATCAAGTAAATGAATTTGAATCATTTACATTTAAGATTCATGAGACAGACGATGAAAATGAATCAGCTTTAACAACATTTTCAATAGACCTATCAGAACCGCAATCTACCTATGAATTAGATAATGGGTTTAGAGTAGAGGTAACAAATTATTTTCCTGATTATGTGATGACAGAAGAGGGAAATCCCGTTTCACAAACAAATCATCCGAGGAATCCTGCGTTTGTATTAACCTTATTCCCGCCAGAGTCCGAAACGGGCGAAGTAAGCTTTTTAGGAATAGGTAAAAATATCGACGCTACTGGAGAGAATGATTATAAGATTAGCATGGAAGATTTTGAACTAAGAGATGCAAGTGGTTTAACATTGAATGCTGACCGGACGTTACCTTTCTTTATCGTAGGTGCCGCTATCTTTATGATTGGAGTCATTCAAGGCATGTATTGGCAACATCGACGTGTATGGATTCATCCGACGGAAAATGGTGTATTCTTAGCTGGACATACCAATAAAAATTGGTTTGGGGTTAAGAAGGATATTGAAAAATCACTAGAAGGTACTTCAATTAAAATGGTTAATGATCAACAAGAACTGGAGGAATAG
- a CDS encoding DUF4430 domain-containing protein, with product MKKWFSYVGVLLLSIGLLLGCANDTAEENNSNTRVSTNESSQELAEDEVRITISIDHGSEHINEESISIEEGDILLDVLEENFYIESDDSGFITSIERVEASDEEKTAWIYTVNGEMATVGAGDYELSPGDEVVFDLQSWE from the coding sequence TTGAAAAAATGGTTTTCATATGTAGGGGTATTGTTACTATCGATAGGATTACTTTTAGGTTGTGCAAATGATACTGCCGAGGAAAACAATAGTAATACGAGAGTTAGCACAAATGAATCTTCTCAAGAATTGGCTGAAGATGAAGTTCGTATAACAATATCAATTGATCATGGAAGTGAACATATAAATGAGGAATCAATCTCCATTGAAGAAGGAGATATTCTATTAGACGTATTAGAAGAAAACTTTTATATAGAATCAGATGACAGTGGATTTATTACATCCATTGAACGTGTGGAAGCTAGTGATGAAGAAAAGACAGCTTGGATATATACAGTGAATGGTGAAATGGCTACCGTAGGTGCTGGTGATTATGAATTATCACCAGGAGATGAGGTTGTTTTTGATTTGCAGTCTTGGGAATAG